From the genome of Anopheles moucheti chromosome 3, idAnoMoucSN_F20_07, whole genome shotgun sequence, one region includes:
- the LOC128302721 gene encoding proton-coupled amino acid transporter-like protein CG1139, whose protein sequence is MTEAGLGPWDGRPDIKAEHELCKRKRVPSLNYPAVTQTALLEGPEALKPLCCNATHRVNVFLLIYQLGTCCVYVVFVSSNIKAIADYYTDTDVRLYMLIILLPLILINWVRNLKSLAPFSTVANFVTLVSFGIILYYIFREPISFENRDKVGTMSGFALFFGTVLFALEAIGVILPLENEMKTPNKFGGSFGVLNKAMILIVTLYIGMGFFGYLNYGSAIKGSITLNLPEEKCKHLAQCVKGMLAFAIYITHGLACYVAIDITWNDYLKKNLGDSPRSTFYEYIARTVLVLITFLLAVAIPNLELFISLFGALCLSALGIAFPALIQTCTYGHHRQGMAKVWMVAKNSVIGVVAMLGLVIGTSTSMIEIIHTLGHDD, encoded by the exons GATATTAAAGCAGAGCACGAGCTGTGCAAGCGGAAACGAGTGCCGAGCCTGAACTATCCGGCCGTTACGCAGACTGCACTGCTGGAAGGACCGGAAGCGCTTAAACCTttatgttgcaacgcaac TCATAGAGTAAACGTGTTTCTGCTCATCTACCAGCTCGGTACTTGCTGCGTGtacgttgtgtttgtgtcgtcTAACATTAAGGCCATTGCTGACTACTACACCGATACCGATGTGCGGCTATACATGCTGATCATTCTTCTGCCACTCATCCTGATCAACTGG GTTAGGAATCTGAAATCATTGGCACCATTCTCGACGGTAGCTAATTTTGTCACGCTCGTCTCGTTCGGCATCATCTTGTACTACATCTTCCGCGAGCCCATCTCGTTCGAGAATCGCGACAAAGTCGGCACAATGAGCGGTTTCGCGCTCTTCTTCGGCACAGTGCTATTCGCTTTGGAAGCAATCGGTGTG ATCCTGCCATTGGAGAATGAGATGAAAACTCCGAATAAGTTCGGTGGTAGTTTTGGTGTGCTGAACAAGGCAATGATCCTGATCGTCACACTGTACATTGGTATGGGCTTTTTCGGATATCTGAACTACGGTTCAGCTATAAAGGGATCGATAACGTTGAATCTGCCTGAGGAAAAATGTAAGCA CTTGGCCCAGTGCGTTAAGGGAATGTTAGCCTTTGCCATCTACATCACCCACGGGCTGGCGTGTTACGTAGCGATAGATATCACCTGGAACGACTACTTGAAGAAGAATTTGGGTGATTCTCCACGAAGCACCTTTTATGAGTACATCGCACGAACGGTGCTAGTGTTAATCACAT TCTTGCTGGCAGTGGCCATTCCCAATCTGGAACTCTTCATTTCGCTGTTCGGAGCACTGTGCCTTTCTGCCCTGGGCATTGCATTCCCTGCATTGATACAAACCTGCACGTACGGGCACCATCGGCAGGGTATGGCAAAGGTGTGGATGGTTGCGAAGAACAGCGTTATTGGCGTGGTAGCCATGCTGGGGCTGGTGATCGGTACCTCGACCAGCATGATCGAAATCATTCACACCCTCGGACATGACGATTGA